The proteins below are encoded in one region of Terriglobia bacterium:
- a CDS encoding Xaa-Pro peptidase family protein, whose product MAILFSMLNAERRRQFLDLMAESGWDTLLLYGHSWRKDFFRCLINFNFFGPHALAALTRSNELSVVLAHPWDRERLSGKVDANVTWQSDFTSAVRQWTSGKTAIAGREFMEARFVEESSVSATSAVEAIRRFKTPEEIEYVKQAARLADAGYQHFVDTAEVGMAEYELVAEVEAFLKTNAAEDNFMLIGSGGTEVFGMRPPTERKFQKGDNITTELTPQVNGYYAQICRTLVLGEPSDNQKRSFAIFQEAQAAAQNFVKPGVNVKDVARVQNDVFRREGYAEYTGAKYTRVRGHNLGLYPDENPWVLEDVDCLVDKGMVVIAHPNTYLPLSGYMVFGDTLLVTDNGCVSLNKTEKKLFSKEV is encoded by the coding sequence GTGGCTATTCTCTTTTCCATGCTGAACGCGGAAAGGCGCCGACAATTCCTGGACCTGATGGCGGAATCCGGCTGGGACACACTGCTCCTGTACGGACATAGCTGGCGAAAAGACTTCTTCCGCTGCCTGATTAATTTCAATTTCTTTGGACCCCACGCATTGGCGGCGCTCACGCGATCGAATGAACTTTCTGTGGTCCTGGCGCATCCGTGGGATCGGGAACGCCTGTCGGGGAAAGTGGATGCGAATGTGACCTGGCAATCGGACTTCACAAGCGCGGTACGCCAATGGACATCGGGCAAGACGGCAATTGCAGGCAGGGAGTTCATGGAGGCGCGGTTTGTCGAGGAAAGTAGCGTTTCTGCGACGTCTGCCGTGGAGGCCATCCGGCGCTTCAAGACCCCCGAAGAAATAGAATATGTCAAGCAGGCTGCGCGGCTGGCCGACGCCGGTTACCAGCATTTTGTCGATACGGCTGAAGTGGGCATGGCGGAGTACGAGCTTGTTGCAGAGGTCGAGGCCTTTCTGAAAACGAATGCGGCCGAAGATAACTTCATGCTGATCGGTTCGGGCGGAACCGAGGTCTTCGGGATGAGGCCGCCGACGGAGCGGAAATTCCAGAAGGGCGATAACATCACGACCGAGCTGACGCCTCAGGTCAACGGCTACTATGCTCAGATCTGCCGGACCCTCGTTCTGGGCGAGCCGAGCGACAACCAGAAACGATCATTCGCCATCTTTCAGGAGGCGCAGGCCGCCGCCCAGAATTTCGTCAAGCCGGGCGTGAACGTGAAAGATGTCGCGAGGGTGCAGAACGATGTGTTCCGCCGCGAGGGTTACGCAGAATACACCGGCGCGAAATATACACGGGTCCGCGGGCACAACCTGGGCCTCTATCCGGACGAGAATCCGTGGGTGCTGGAAGATGTCGATTGTCTGGTCGACAAGGGAATGGTCGTGATCGCGCACCCCAACACCTACCTGCCGTTGTCGGGATACATGGTGTTCGGCGACACGCTTCTGGTGACGGATAACGGCTGCGTGTCCTTGAATAAGACCGAAAAGAAACTTTTCAGCAAAGAGGTGTGA
- a CDS encoding aconitase/3-isopropylmalate dehydratase large subunit family protein, with amino-acid sequence MNVIEKILAKASGRKEVAPGEVIIANVDLMVMHDLSANFVMRVFREELDGGTILDPSRIAIVFDHNFSPATEEAARTLHKVRRFAAEHGIRNLFNGGNGSLHHVIIENGLWAPGQVIIGCDSHTPVYGALGVFATGVGNNSMAALGFQHGKAWFRIPSTMQVFLHGKTRGTVAPRDVAQYVVGHLGEDSAIYRALEYAGPYVEQLSIEDRMLFPLMSIDLGAKASFINPDEKTAAYARAFSKIKDFEMFTNDANAKYERIVDIDVSQLEPQVACPPTVGNVKGLSEVEGTHIDLAEIGGSTGGRLDDLRVAAGILKGCRIDPGVRLQVVPANRSVYKAALQEGLIEALHDAGAVIFPPSAGSNQAVNMGAMSEEEVMISNQARNFPGRNGHPKAKHYLGSARTVASSALNGKISG; translated from the coding sequence ATGAATGTTATTGAGAAGATCCTCGCGAAGGCGAGCGGCAGGAAAGAAGTGGCGCCCGGCGAAGTGATCATCGCCAATGTCGATTTGATGGTGATGCATGACCTCAGCGCGAATTTCGTCATGCGTGTTTTCCGGGAAGAGTTGGATGGCGGGACGATCCTCGATCCCTCCCGGATTGCGATTGTCTTCGACCATAACTTTTCGCCTGCCACCGAAGAGGCCGCGCGGACGTTGCATAAAGTGCGCCGGTTTGCCGCGGAGCACGGGATCCGGAATCTATTCAATGGCGGCAACGGCAGCCTTCATCATGTGATCATCGAAAACGGTCTGTGGGCGCCGGGACAAGTCATCATCGGCTGCGATTCGCACACGCCCGTTTACGGAGCCCTGGGAGTGTTCGCGACCGGTGTCGGGAACAACTCGATGGCGGCGCTTGGATTCCAGCATGGAAAGGCCTGGTTCAGGATTCCCTCCACGATGCAGGTATTTCTCCACGGCAAGACACGCGGCACCGTGGCGCCCAGGGACGTTGCTCAGTACGTCGTTGGACATCTTGGAGAAGACAGCGCGATCTACCGGGCGCTGGAATATGCCGGGCCTTACGTCGAGCAGCTCTCGATTGAAGACCGCATGCTGTTCCCGCTGATGTCGATCGATCTCGGGGCGAAGGCGTCTTTCATTAATCCGGACGAGAAGACTGCTGCGTATGCGCGAGCATTCTCGAAGATCAAAGACTTCGAGATGTTCACGAACGACGCGAATGCGAAATACGAGCGAATCGTCGATATTGACGTCTCCCAGCTCGAGCCTCAGGTCGCCTGTCCGCCGACCGTCGGGAATGTAAAGGGATTGTCGGAAGTCGAAGGCACCCATATCGACCTTGCGGAGATCGGCGGCAGCACGGGAGGCCGCCTCGACGACCTTCGCGTGGCTGCAGGCATACTGAAAGGCTGCCGGATCGATCCCGGCGTCCGCCTTCAAGTCGTCCCGGCAAATCGCAGTGTCTATAAAGCGGCGCTTCAGGAAGGATTGATCGAAGCGCTGCACGATGCGGGGGCCGTTATCTTCCCGCCCAGCGCCGGATCCAATCAGGCGGTCAACATGGGCGCCATGAGCGAAGAGGAAGTGATGATCTCGAATCAGGCGAGAAATTTTCCGGGCCGCAACGGTCATCCGAAAGCGAAGCATTATCTGGGTTCAGCGCGGACGGTTGCTTCGTCCGCGCTGAACGGAAAGATCAGTGGTTAA
- a CDS encoding sorbosone dehydrogenase family protein: protein MKRSRILILLCLGVASLSAVIAAQQNVPPVPPVMAAKPNPGSVVPRPDNAMPKVPAAFTVELFADNVPNARMMVYAPNGDLFVSEPSQNAVVILRSSTKNGLPDQRFTFEQGTPPQRGRGGQGRGAAPAASNGEMTQPFGLAFHEGYLYVGNTNSLVRYKYKTGDTKASGPPEKLADLSGFGNHSTRNVLFSRDGKKLYVSVGSLNNIDEQGTGNEHRAMIQEYNPDGTGFRVFASGLRNPVGLALQPGTNTVWTAVNERDNLGDDTPPEYTTSVKDGGFYGWPYSYIGGHVDSRVPQKEPDLVKRAIVPDVLIPAHSAPLGIAFYTGSQFPQHYRNGLFVALHGSWNRSTTNGAKVIFIPFQNGKPGAVEDFLTGFVVDPQKNDKWGRPVGVTVTPDGSVLVSDDGGNRIWRIRYKG, encoded by the coding sequence ATGAAAAGATCCCGAATCCTGATTCTTCTTTGCCTCGGAGTTGCCAGTCTCTCCGCGGTCATTGCCGCTCAGCAGAATGTGCCGCCGGTACCGCCCGTGATGGCTGCCAAACCGAATCCAGGCAGCGTCGTTCCCAGACCCGACAATGCGATGCCTAAAGTTCCGGCAGCGTTTACAGTGGAGCTCTTTGCCGATAATGTTCCGAATGCCCGCATGATGGTTTATGCGCCTAACGGCGATCTTTTCGTCTCCGAACCCTCTCAAAATGCGGTCGTGATTTTGCGCTCGTCGACCAAGAACGGACTTCCCGATCAACGTTTCACCTTCGAGCAGGGCACCCCGCCCCAGAGAGGGCGCGGCGGACAGGGCCGCGGCGCGGCTCCGGCCGCAAGCAATGGCGAGATGACTCAGCCCTTCGGGTTGGCTTTCCATGAAGGGTATCTGTATGTCGGAAACACGAATAGCCTTGTGCGCTATAAGTACAAGACGGGCGACACGAAGGCTTCAGGACCGCCCGAGAAGCTCGCCGACCTCTCAGGATTCGGTAATCACTCGACGCGGAACGTCCTCTTCAGCCGCGACGGCAAGAAACTTTATGTTTCCGTCGGATCGTTAAACAACATCGACGAGCAAGGCACCGGCAACGAACACCGGGCGATGATTCAGGAATACAATCCTGATGGAACCGGCTTCCGCGTCTTCGCCTCCGGACTGCGTAACCCGGTGGGTCTGGCTTTGCAGCCGGGAACCAATACGGTCTGGACCGCAGTCAATGAGAGGGACAACCTTGGTGACGATACGCCGCCCGAATACACGACGTCGGTTAAAGACGGCGGCTTCTATGGTTGGCCGTACTCCTATATCGGAGGCCACGTCGATTCTCGCGTCCCACAGAAGGAACCCGATCTCGTCAAACGTGCGATCGTTCCCGATGTACTGATTCCCGCGCATTCTGCTCCGCTTGGCATTGCCTTCTACACCGGCTCGCAATTCCCGCAGCACTACAGAAACGGCCTGTTCGTTGCACTTCACGGATCATGGAATCGCTCGACGACAAATGGAGCGAAGGTGATTTTTATTCCGTTCCAGAACGGCAAGCCTGGCGCCGTCGAAGACTTTCTGACGGGCTTTGTCGTCGATCCGCAGAAGAACGACAAATGGGGCCGGCCGGTAGGCGTGACGGTTACGCCCGACGGTTCCGTGCTGGTTTCGGACGACGGCGGAAACCGTATCTGGCGGATTCGGTATAAAGGTTAA